Proteins from a single region of Methanolacinia paynteri:
- the hdrC gene encoding CoB--CoM heterodisulfide reductase subunit C has translation MAVEKNYGNPDLEKRLADRNYYTSDSHKDFSKRVEKISGTMSHMCYQCGTCTGSCPSAPRSSYRIRLFMRRAVLGLEDEALTDPDLWLCTTCYSCSDRCPRDLFPTDVIMAMRNLAFEIDIVPRNFLQTVNLIYTTGHGVPNNDVNRAAREKLGLPRDPPTTHSYPEYIEGIQKIIDHYKLKENADRILSEGGN, from the coding sequence ATGGCAGTAGAGAAAAATTATGGAAACCCTGACCTCGAGAAGAGACTTGCGGACAGGAACTACTATACCTCCGATTCGCACAAGGACTTCAGCAAGCGTGTGGAGAAGATCAGCGGTACAATGTCGCACATGTGTTACCAGTGCGGAACATGTACCGGCTCGTGTCCTTCAGCGCCCAGGAGTTCTTACAGGATTCGCCTGTTCATGAGGAGAGCCGTCCTCGGTCTCGAGGACGAGGCATTGACCGATCCGGATCTCTGGCTCTGCACGACGTGCTACTCATGTTCGGACCGCTGTCCCCGCGACCTGTTCCCGACCGACGTCATCATGGCCATGAGGAACCTTGCATTCGAGATCGACATCGTCCCGAGGAACTTCCTCCAGACCGTGAACCTGATCTATACGACCGGTCACGGTGTCCCGAACAACGACGTCAACCGTGCGGCCCGGGAGAAGCTCGGCCTTCCCCGTGACCCTCCGACCACGCATTCATATCCCGAGTACATTGAAGGCATCCAAAAGATCATCGACCACTACAAACTCAAGGAGAACGCCGACCGTATCCTTTCGGAAGGAGGTAATTAA
- a CDS encoding 4Fe-4S binding protein has protein sequence MNTLFPKYSRKQDGYYSIYEQKLLKQVNNLIQDNEKCTGCGICVESCPEDAISLGPVGAFRRGAIDYGSPIQVDETKCSYCGVCVVMCPFNAMNLQVDGEDSLPIVEREGFPTYDKVMEIDAEKCVECTTCEDVCPRDAIIRDVPSFEGTDWLGLKKGEAIDAEITFDCDAEKCTICGLCGDVCAAIDVVKKPFSAETGSVEGEVKWTEELCDGCGVCADICPSDAIEVKKDGEIKKKKIGKVEIDKDECCTCRWCATNCPTEAITVEKFFEGDIEFHAEKCPGGCSTCVEICPANAIYLPTPKPPAEMHGQIEPNIAVNKDLCILCGACVNACPGEDIIVLKRTGIRMKGKETDLFNTIKEKLLRPRTSKVKEGDFGKVELKTAE, from the coding sequence ATGAATACGCTTTTTCCAAAATACTCCCGGAAACAGGACGGATACTATTCTATTTATGAGCAGAAGCTCTTGAAGCAGGTAAACAACCTCATACAGGACAACGAGAAGTGTACTGGCTGCGGTATCTGTGTAGAATCCTGTCCTGAAGACGCGATCAGCCTCGGACCTGTCGGTGCATTCCGCAGAGGGGCCATTGATTACGGTTCACCAATCCAGGTAGACGAGACAAAGTGCTCGTACTGTGGTGTATGTGTCGTAATGTGCCCGTTCAATGCGATGAACCTGCAGGTTGACGGTGAAGACAGCCTCCCGATCGTCGAGAGGGAAGGATTCCCGACATATGACAAGGTCATGGAGATCGACGCTGAGAAGTGTGTCGAATGTACGACTTGTGAAGACGTGTGCCCCCGCGATGCAATCATCCGCGATGTTCCTTCATTTGAAGGCACTGACTGGCTTGGTCTTAAGAAGGGAGAGGCGATTGACGCCGAGATCACCTTCGACTGCGATGCGGAGAAGTGTACGATCTGCGGACTGTGCGGAGATGTATGTGCGGCAATCGACGTCGTGAAGAAACCGTTTTCAGCTGAAACCGGCTCAGTAGAGGGAGAGGTTAAGTGGACGGAAGAGCTTTGCGACGGATGTGGTGTCTGTGCCGACATCTGCCCGTCCGATGCAATAGAAGTCAAGAAAGACGGAGAGATCAAGAAGAAGAAGATCGGCAAGGTCGAGATCGATAAAGACGAGTGCTGTACATGCCGCTGGTGTGCTACAAACTGTCCGACCGAAGCGATTACTGTCGAGAAGTTCTTCGAGGGAGATATCGAGTTCCACGCTGAGAAGTGCCCCGGCGGATGTTCGACATGCGTCGAGATATGCCCGGCCAACGCGATCTACCTCCCGACACCCAAGCCCCCGGCGGAGATGCACGGCCAGATCGAGCCGAACATCGCAGTCAACAAGGATCTCTGTATCCTCTGCGGTGCATGTGTCAATGCCTGCCCCGGCGAGGACATCATCGTTCTCAAGCGTACGGGTATTCGCATGAAGGGCAAGGAGACTGACCTCTTTAATACAATCAAGGAGAAGCTGCTTCGGCCGAGAACCTCCAAGGTCAAGGAAGGCGACTTTGGTAAAGTTGAGCTGAAGACCGCAGAATGA
- a CDS encoding hydrogenase iron-sulfur subunit, translated as CAKRMFLIKNVLKNIGLDDNRIRMTFVSASEGAKWGMVMEDVVKTVKELGPSPLKR; from the coding sequence AATGCGCAAAGCGTATGTTCCTTATCAAGAACGTGCTCAAGAACATCGGTCTCGACGACAACAGGATCCGTATGACATTCGTATCCGCATCGGAAGGTGCAAAATGGGGTATGGTCATGGAAGATGTCGTTAAGACGGTTAAAGAACTGGGCCCGAGCCCCCTGAAGAGATAA